One window of the Dermacentor andersoni chromosome 10, qqDerAnde1_hic_scaffold, whole genome shotgun sequence genome contains the following:
- the Samtor gene encoding S-adenosylmethionine sensor upstream of mTORC1 isoform X2, with protein MLQLATTIWPYRDRIEWCYDTMREYFFGGGLERSLRRHYRKMGLPCSESILEQAKEVLGFAEEKVRLLDVGSCYNPFSAYGDVDALAIDLTPATEDVIQCDFLKLMIVPGKDEKAASSVKTPLEALPESSFQAVVFCLVLEYLPSCTQRWSFCRKAALLLKPNGLLFIVTPDSKHQQRNAAMIASWRSALEHIGLLRVRYEKRQHLHCMAFRKHVHRQADERRDLSITEHRRTVMEEVLCRGDMCTHDLRNVMYPSDDSAISNKENFASHIIGTANDSRGSMAGRYSKTSGVEYEGADKECPSSNNAESSMSVTKSVAEHTDEGLRKAAVVASAPASNIGARCQSDTVDMEVNKCFADTEESIAQLMYIPQDSRDYVALFTRKTTEERSSAEDISLKDGFLELPHLDDT; from the exons AGCCTGCGAAGGCACTACAGGAAAATGGGTCTGCCATGTTCCGAGTCCATTCTCGAGCAAGCCAAAGA AGTACTGGGATTTGCTGAGGAAAAGGTGCGTCTTCTGGACGTTGGAAGTTGCTACAACCCTTTCAGTGCTTATGGAGATGTGGATGCACTTGCCATCGATTTGACGCCTGCTACAGAG GATGTCATACAGTGTGACTTCTTGAAGCTGATGATTGTGCCCGGAAAGGACGAGAAGGCAGCCAGCAGTGTTAAAACACCTCTGGAGGCACTGCCCGAGAGCAGCTTCCAGGCAGTTGTTTTCTGCCTCGTCCTCGAGTACTTACCGTCCTGCACACAGCGATGGTCCTTCTGCCGTAAGGCAGCCTTACTGCTTAAGCCTAACGGCCTCCTATTCATTGTCACACCAGACTCCAAGCACCAGCAACGAAATGCTGCCATGATTGCAAGCTGGCGAAGCGCACTTGAGCACATTGGACTTCTCAGAGTTCGCTACGAGAAGAGGCAGCACCTGCATTGCATGGCTTTTAGGAAACACGTTCATCGTCAGGCAGACGAAAGACGTGACCTAAGTATCACCGAACATCGAAGAACTGTAATGGAGGAGGTGTTGTGTAGAGGTGACATGTGCACACATGACTTGAGAAATGTAATGTACCCCTCTGATGATTCAGCGATTAGCAACAAAGAAAATTTTGCCTCTCATATCATCGGCACAGCAAATGACAGCAGAGGTAGTATGGCCGGACGTTACAGTAAGACATCCGGTGTTGAGTATGAGGGAGCAGACAAAGAATGTCCAAGTTCCAATAATGCAGAATCAAGTATGAGTGTGACAAAGTCTGTTGCCGAGCACACAGATGAAGGTTTGAGAAAAGCAGCAGTAGTAGCCAGTGCACCTGCAAGCAACATTGGTGCAAGATGCCAGAGCGACACGGTAGACATGGAAGTCAACAAATGTTTCGCAGATACTGAAGAAAGCATTGCTCAGCTAATGTACATACCGCAGGACTCGCGCGATTATGTGGCTTTGTTCACCAGGAAAACTACTGAGGAGCGGAGTAGTGCTGAAGACATTTCTCTGAAAGATGGGTTTCTGGAGCTTCCACATTTAGATGACACGTAA